From Pulveribacter suum, a single genomic window includes:
- a CDS encoding glutamate synthase-related protein: protein MTTAADIQHLQQHGLYASSNEHDACGLGFVAHIKGDKRHDIVTGALRILENLDHRGAVGADKLMGDGAGILIQIPDRLYREEMAAQGIELPPAGEYGVGMVFLPQEHASRLACEQELERAIKAEGQRLVGWRDVPVNRDMPMSPAVREKEPILRQVFIGRGADVIVQDALERKLYVIRKTASAAIQNLKLKHSKEYYVPSMSSRTVVYKGLLLADQVGVYFLDLADARCVSAIGLVHQRFSTNTFPEWPLAHPYRYVAHNGEINTVRGNYNWMLAREGVMASPVLGEDLKKLYPISFAGQSDTATFDNCLELLTMAGYPISQAVMMMIPEPWEQHERMDERRRAFYEYHAAMLEPWDGPASIVFTDGRQIGATLDRNGLRPSRYVVTDDDLVILASEAGVLPVPDSRVVQKWRLQPGKMLLIDLEQGRLIEDDELKAGVVNTKPYKQWIENLRIKLDSIALDPAAAAAEPQAPALPLLERQQAFGFTQEDIKFLLAPMAQNGEEGIGSMGNDSPLAVLSDRNKPLYNYFRQMFAQVTNPPIDPIREAIVMSLVSFVGPKPNLLDINQVNPPMRLELHQPVLDFAGMARLRGIEAHTHGKFKSATIDITYPLAWGREGVEAKLASLCAQAVDEIKGGANILIISDRQLSATQVAIPALLALSAIHQHLVRAGLRTTAGLVVETGTAREVHHFAVLAGYGAEAVHPYLALQTLAEMHRELPGELSADKAIYNYIKAVGKGLSKIMSKMGVSTYMSYCGAQLFECVGLNSDTVNKYFTGTASRVEGMGVFEIAEEAIRNHLAAFSQDPVLAHMLDTGGEYAWRARGEEHMWTPDAIAKLQHATRAGNWSTYKEYAQLINDQSRRHMTLRGLFEFKVDPARAIPLEQVEPAKDIVRRFATGAMSLGSISTEAHATLAVAMNRIGGKSNTGEGGEDPARYRQELKGIPIRQGETLASIIGADKVEADIALQDGDSLRSKIKQVASGRFGVTAEYLSSSDQIQIKMAQGAKPGEGGQLPGGKVSEYIGQLRHSVPGVGLISPPPHHDIYSIEDLAQLIHDLKNVAPHADISVKLVSEVGVGTIAAGVAKCKADHVVIAGHDGGTGASPWSSIKHAGSPWEIGLAETQQTLVLNRLRGRIRVQADGQMKTGRDVVIGALLGADEFGFATAPLVVEGCIMMRKCHLNTCPVGVATQDPQLRAKFSGKPEHVVNYFFFVAEEVRQIMAQLGIAKFDDLIGRTELLDTRSGISHWKAQGLDFSRLFAKVPTQAVLAHRHMEHQEHGLTRALDVKLIERCQPAIEHGESVRIMEVARNVNRSVGAMLSGAVTRAHPQGLPDDTIRIHFEGTGGQSFGAFLCSGVTLNLTGEANDYTGKGLSGGRVIVRPSHEFRGESTANTIVGNTVLFGATSGEAFFAGVAGERFAVRLSGATAVVEGVGDHGCEYMTGGTVAVLGRTGRNFAAGMSGGVAYVYDEDGQFASRCNLAMVLLSPIAPADEQRAGSPAGHWHRGLTDEEQLKKLLEDHSRWTGSRRARDLLDNWAAARARFVKVLPAEYQRALAEIHERKVLQEGATPAVAAIEIEASPAK, encoded by the coding sequence ATGACCACGGCCGCCGATATCCAGCATTTGCAGCAGCATGGGCTGTACGCATCCAGCAATGAGCACGACGCCTGCGGGCTGGGCTTCGTGGCACACATCAAGGGCGACAAGCGGCACGACATCGTGACGGGCGCCCTGAGAATCCTGGAAAACCTCGACCACCGCGGCGCTGTCGGGGCCGACAAGCTGATGGGCGACGGGGCGGGCATCCTGATCCAGATCCCCGACCGGCTGTACCGCGAGGAAATGGCGGCCCAGGGCATCGAGCTGCCGCCGGCCGGCGAGTACGGCGTGGGCATGGTCTTTTTGCCCCAGGAGCACGCCTCGCGCCTGGCGTGCGAGCAGGAGCTGGAGCGCGCCATCAAGGCCGAAGGCCAGCGTCTCGTGGGCTGGCGCGACGTGCCGGTCAACCGCGACATGCCCATGTCGCCCGCCGTGCGCGAGAAGGAACCCATCCTGCGCCAGGTCTTCATCGGCCGCGGCGCCGACGTCATCGTGCAGGACGCGCTGGAGCGCAAGCTGTACGTCATCCGCAAGACGGCCAGCGCCGCCATCCAGAACTTGAAGCTCAAGCACAGCAAGGAGTACTACGTCCCCAGCATGAGCAGCCGCACCGTGGTCTACAAGGGACTGCTGCTGGCCGACCAGGTGGGCGTGTACTTCCTGGACCTGGCGGACGCGCGCTGCGTCTCGGCCATCGGCCTGGTGCACCAGCGCTTCTCGACCAACACCTTCCCCGAGTGGCCGCTGGCGCACCCGTACCGCTACGTGGCGCACAACGGCGAGATCAACACCGTGCGCGGCAACTACAACTGGATGCTGGCGCGCGAAGGCGTGATGGCCTCGCCCGTGCTGGGCGAGGACTTGAAGAAGCTCTACCCGATCAGCTTTGCCGGGCAGAGCGACACCGCCACGTTCGACAACTGCCTGGAGCTGCTGACCATGGCCGGCTACCCCATCAGCCAGGCCGTGATGATGATGATCCCCGAGCCCTGGGAGCAGCATGAGCGCATGGACGAGCGCCGCCGCGCGTTCTACGAGTACCACGCGGCGATGCTCGAGCCCTGGGACGGGCCCGCTTCAATCGTCTTCACCGACGGCCGCCAGATCGGCGCCACGCTGGACCGCAACGGCCTGCGCCCGTCGCGCTACGTGGTGACCGACGACGACCTGGTCATCCTCGCGTCCGAGGCGGGCGTGCTGCCCGTGCCCGACAGCCGCGTGGTGCAGAAGTGGCGCCTGCAACCGGGCAAGATGCTGCTGATCGACCTGGAGCAGGGCCGGCTGATCGAGGACGACGAGCTGAAAGCAGGCGTCGTCAACACCAAGCCCTACAAGCAGTGGATCGAGAACCTGCGCATCAAGCTGGACAGCATCGCGCTGGACCCGGCCGCGGCGGCCGCCGAGCCGCAGGCGCCCGCGCTGCCGCTGCTGGAGCGCCAGCAGGCCTTTGGCTTCACGCAGGAGGACATCAAGTTCCTGCTTGCTCCCATGGCGCAAAACGGCGAGGAGGGCATCGGCTCCATGGGCAACGACAGCCCGCTGGCGGTGCTCTCCGACAGGAACAAGCCCCTGTACAACTACTTCCGCCAGATGTTCGCGCAGGTCACCAACCCGCCGATCGACCCGATCCGCGAGGCCATCGTGATGAGCCTGGTGTCCTTCGTGGGCCCCAAGCCGAATCTGCTGGACATCAACCAAGTCAACCCGCCCATGCGGCTGGAGCTGCACCAGCCGGTGCTGGACTTCGCTGGCATGGCCCGGCTGCGCGGCATCGAGGCGCACACGCACGGCAAGTTCAAGAGCGCGACCATCGACATCACCTACCCGCTGGCCTGGGGCCGCGAGGGGGTCGAAGCAAAACTGGCCTCGCTGTGCGCGCAGGCCGTCGATGAGATCAAGGGCGGCGCCAACATCCTGATCATCAGCGACCGCCAGCTGTCGGCCACGCAGGTGGCCATCCCCGCGCTGCTGGCGCTGTCCGCCATCCACCAGCACCTGGTGCGCGCCGGCCTGCGCACCACGGCCGGCCTGGTGGTGGAGACCGGCACCGCACGCGAAGTGCACCACTTCGCCGTGCTAGCCGGCTACGGCGCCGAGGCCGTACACCCCTACCTGGCGCTGCAGACGCTGGCCGAGATGCACCGCGAGCTGCCGGGCGAGTTGTCTGCCGACAAGGCGATTTACAACTACATCAAGGCAGTGGGCAAGGGCCTGTCCAAGATCATGTCCAAGATGGGCGTGTCCACCTACATGAGCTACTGCGGCGCGCAGCTGTTCGAGTGCGTGGGCCTGAACAGCGACACGGTGAACAAATACTTCACCGGCACCGCCAGCCGTGTCGAAGGCATGGGCGTGTTCGAGATCGCCGAAGAGGCCATCCGCAACCACCTGGCCGCCTTCAGCCAGGATCCGGTGCTGGCCCATATGCTGGACACCGGCGGCGAGTACGCCTGGCGCGCGCGCGGCGAGGAGCACATGTGGACGCCCGACGCCATCGCCAAGCTGCAGCACGCCACGCGCGCCGGCAACTGGAGCACCTACAAGGAATACGCCCAGCTCATCAACGACCAGAGCCGCCGCCACATGACGCTGCGCGGCCTGTTCGAGTTCAAGGTCGATCCGGCGCGTGCCATCCCCCTGGAGCAGGTGGAGCCGGCCAAGGACATCGTCCGGCGCTTTGCCACCGGCGCCATGTCGCTGGGCTCCATCAGCACCGAGGCGCACGCCACGCTGGCCGTGGCCATGAACCGCATCGGCGGCAAGAGCAACACGGGCGAGGGCGGCGAAGACCCGGCGCGCTACCGCCAGGAGTTGAAGGGCATCCCCATCCGCCAGGGCGAGACGCTGGCGTCCATCATCGGTGCGGACAAGGTCGAGGCCGACATCGCCCTGCAGGACGGCGATTCGCTGCGCTCGAAGATCAAGCAGGTGGCGTCCGGGCGCTTTGGCGTGACGGCCGAATATCTGTCGTCTTCCGACCAGATCCAGATCAAGATGGCCCAGGGCGCCAAGCCCGGCGAGGGCGGCCAGCTGCCGGGCGGCAAGGTGTCCGAATACATCGGCCAGCTGCGCCACAGCGTGCCCGGCGTGGGTCTGATCAGCCCGCCGCCGCACCACGACATCTACTCCATCGAAGACCTGGCGCAGCTGATCCACGACCTGAAGAACGTCGCGCCGCATGCCGACATCTCCGTCAAGCTGGTGTCCGAAGTCGGCGTGGGCACCATCGCCGCCGGCGTCGCCAAGTGCAAGGCCGACCACGTGGTGATCGCCGGGCACGACGGCGGCACGGGCGCCTCGCCCTGGTCGTCCATCAAGCACGCCGGCAGCCCGTGGGAGATCGGCTTGGCCGAGACGCAGCAGACGCTGGTGCTGAACCGCCTGCGCGGGCGCATCCGCGTGCAAGCCGACGGGCAGATGAAGACCGGGCGCGACGTGGTCATCGGCGCACTGCTGGGCGCCGACGAGTTCGGCTTTGCCACCGCGCCGCTGGTGGTGGAGGGCTGCATCATGATGCGCAAGTGCCACCTGAACACCTGCCCGGTGGGCGTGGCCACGCAAGACCCGCAGCTGCGCGCCAAGTTCTCGGGCAAGCCCGAGCACGTGGTGAACTACTTCTTCTTCGTCGCGGAGGAAGTGCGCCAGATCATGGCGCAGCTGGGCATCGCCAAATTCGACGACCTGATCGGCCGCACCGAGCTGCTGGACACGCGCAGCGGCATCTCGCACTGGAAGGCGCAGGGGCTGGATTTCTCCCGTCTGTTCGCCAAGGTGCCCACGCAGGCCGTGCTGGCGCATCGGCACATGGAGCACCAAGAGCACGGCCTGACCCGCGCGCTGGACGTGAAGTTGATCGAGCGCTGCCAGCCGGCCATCGAGCACGGCGAGAGCGTGCGCATCATGGAGGTGGCGCGCAACGTCAACCGCTCGGTCGGCGCCATGCTGTCGGGTGCGGTAACGCGCGCGCACCCGCAGGGGCTGCCTGACGACACCATCCGCATCCACTTCGAGGGCACGGGCGGGCAGTCCTTCGGCGCCTTCCTGTGCAGCGGCGTCACGCTGAACCTGACCGGCGAGGCCAACGACTACACCGGCAAGGGCCTGTCGGGCGGGCGCGTGATCGTGCGGCCCAGCCACGAATTCCGCGGCGAGAGCACAGCCAACACCATCGTCGGCAACACGGTGCTGTTCGGCGCCACCAGCGGCGAGGCGTTCTTTGCCGGCGTGGCGGGCGAGCGCTTTGCGGTGCGCCTGTCGGGCGCCACGGCCGTGGTCGAGGGCGTGGGCGACCACGGCTGCGAATACATGACCGGCGGCACCGTCGCCGTGCTGGGCAGGACGGGCCGCAACTTCGCCGCCGGCATGAGCGGCGGCGTGGCCTATGTGTATGACGAGGACGGGCAGTTCGCGTCGCGCTGCAACCTGGCCATGGTGCTTTTGTCCCCCATCGCCCCGGCCGACGAGCAGCGCGCGGGCAGTCCTGCCGGCCACTGGCACCGCGGCCTGACCGACGAGGAGCAGCTCAAAAAACTGCTGGAGGACCACAGCCGCTGGACGGGCAGCCGCCGCGCACGCGACCTGCTGGACAACTGGGCCGCCGCGCGCGCGCGCTTCGTCAAGGTCTTGCCGGCCGAGTACCAGCGCGCCCTGGCCGAGATACATGAGCGAAAAGTGCTGCAAGAGGGCGCCACGCCTGCGGTAGCAGCTATCGAAATAGAAGCATCCCCGGCCAAGTGA
- a CDS encoding REP-associated tyrosine transposase, whose amino-acid sequence MARLPRLTVPGYPHHVIQRGNNRQMIFHDTVDREFMLQLLAEQSRLHQIDVHAYVLMGNHLHLLATPQTEKGLPLMMQAVGRSYVRRFNRRHQRTGTLWEGRYRSTIVQTERYLLACMAYIDLNPVRAGLVAQPADYPWSSHAHCLGLRADPLVTPHALYWSLGNTPFAREAAYGELVRSGLSAHEHEALGRAAHAGWALGGPEFIAALQQKTRRRVTQARSGRPVLQAAESA is encoded by the coding sequence ATGGCCCGCCTGCCCCGCCTCACCGTCCCCGGCTATCCGCACCACGTCATCCAGCGCGGCAACAACCGGCAGATGATCTTCCACGACACGGTCGACCGGGAGTTCATGCTGCAGCTGCTGGCCGAGCAGTCGCGGCTGCACCAGATCGACGTGCACGCTTATGTGCTCATGGGCAACCATCTGCACCTGCTGGCTACGCCGCAGACTGAAAAAGGCCTGCCTTTGATGATGCAGGCCGTCGGGCGCAGCTACGTGCGGCGCTTCAACCGGCGCCACCAGCGCACTGGAACGCTGTGGGAGGGGCGCTACCGCTCGACCATCGTGCAGACCGAGCGCTATCTGCTGGCCTGCATGGCCTACATCGATCTGAACCCGGTGCGGGCCGGTTTGGTGGCGCAACCCGCCGACTACCCCTGGTCCAGCCACGCCCACTGCCTGGGCCTGCGCGCTGACCCGCTGGTCACCCCGCATGCGCTGTACTGGAGCCTGGGCAACACGCCCTTTGCGCGCGAGGCCGCCTACGGCGAGCTGGTGCGCTCGGGGTTATCTGCGCACGAGCACGAGGCACTGGGCCGCGCCGCACACGCCGGGTGGGCACTGGGTGGGCCCGAATTTATTGCTGCATTGCAACAAAAAACGCGGCGCCGCGTCACCCAGGCGCGCTCCGGCAGGCCTGTCCTGCAAGCGGCTGAATCAGCATAA
- a CDS encoding amino acid ABC transporter permease, whose protein sequence is MDYVLSLFAPLAQGAVVTLKLFAITLALALPLGLALALARLSPIKALSGAVNGYIWLMRGTPLMLQMLFIYFALPFVPVVGVRLPDFPAAVAAFALNYAAYFAEIFRAGIQSVDRGQYEAAKVLGMSYPQTMRRIVLPQMVRTILPPMSNETITLVKDTSLIYVLALNDLLRAARGIVQRDFTTTPFIVAAAFYLFMTLVLTWGFQRLEQRYAKFDQ, encoded by the coding sequence ATGGATTACGTTCTTTCCCTCTTCGCCCCCCTGGCGCAGGGCGCGGTGGTCACACTCAAGCTGTTTGCCATCACGCTGGCGCTGGCGCTGCCGCTGGGCCTGGCGCTGGCGCTGGCGCGGCTGTCGCCCATCAAGGCGCTGTCGGGCGCGGTGAATGGCTACATCTGGCTGATGCGCGGCACGCCGCTGATGCTGCAGATGCTGTTCATTTACTTCGCGCTGCCCTTCGTGCCGGTGGTGGGGGTGCGGCTGCCGGACTTTCCTGCCGCCGTGGCGGCGTTTGCGCTGAACTACGCGGCCTACTTTGCCGAAATTTTTCGCGCCGGCATCCAGTCGGTGGACCGGGGCCAGTACGAGGCGGCCAAGGTGCTAGGCATGAGCTATCCGCAGACCATGCGGCGCATCGTGCTGCCGCAGATGGTGCGCACCATTTTGCCGCCCATGAGCAACGAGACCATCACCCTGGTCAAAGACACCTCGCTCATCTACGTGCTGGCGCTCAACGATCTGCTGCGCGCCGCGCGCGGCATCGTACAGCGCGACTTCACCACCACCCCCTTCATCGTCGCCGCCGCGTTCTATCTGTTCATGACGCTGGTGCTGACCTGGGGCTTCCAGCGCCTGGAGCAACGCTATGCCAAGTTCGACCAGTGA
- a CDS encoding DUF1415 domain-containing protein → MTTENPILSPTYEPARDDAVVVQDMVRWLERAVIDLNLCPFAKGVHTKGQIHYVVSHATDARSLLEDLQRELEALAEISPEKRDTTLLMAPLAMADFLDFNDFLELADELVEAMDLAGILQVASFHPQFQFAGTEPDDVANATNRAPYPTLHLLREESIDRAVQAFPEAEEIFERNIEVLEKLGAEGWKALDVGARCPVHHHQDPSDGGKKA, encoded by the coding sequence ATGACGACCGAAAACCCCATCCTTTCCCCGACCTATGAGCCCGCGCGCGACGATGCCGTCGTCGTGCAGGACATGGTGCGCTGGCTCGAGCGCGCCGTGATCGACCTGAACCTGTGCCCTTTCGCCAAGGGCGTGCACACCAAGGGCCAGATCCACTACGTGGTCAGCCACGCCACCGATGCGCGCAGTCTGCTGGAAGACCTGCAGCGCGAGCTGGAGGCGCTGGCTGAAATCTCTCCCGAAAAGCGCGACACCACGCTGCTGATGGCGCCGCTGGCCATGGCCGATTTCCTGGACTTCAACGACTTCCTGGAGCTGGCCGACGAACTGGTCGAGGCCATGGACCTGGCTGGCATCCTGCAGGTCGCGTCCTTCCACCCCCAGTTCCAGTTCGCCGGCACCGAGCCGGATGACGTGGCCAACGCCACCAACCGCGCGCCATACCCCACGCTGCACCTGCTGCGCGAAGAAAGCATCGACCGGGCCGTGCAGGCCTTCCCCGAGGCAGAGGAAATCTTCGAGCGCAACATCGAGGTGCTGGAAAAGCTGGGCGCAGAAGGCTGGAAGGCGCTGGATGTGGGCGCGCGCTGCCCCGTGCATCACCACCAAGATCCCAGCGACGGCGGCAAGAAAGCATGA
- a CDS encoding glutamate synthase subunit beta, with product MGKTTGFLEYERVEGGYAPAPERVRHYREFVIALDEDQARVQAARCMDCGTPFCNHGCPVNNIIPDFNDLIYRQDWASAIAVLHSTNNFPEFTGRICPAPCEAACTLNINSAPVGIKSIEHAIIDRAWAEGWVQPQPAARQTGKRVAVVGSGPAGLAAAQQLARAGHAVTVFEKNDRVGGLLRYGIPDFKLDKGHIDRRMAQMQAEGVVFRTGVLVAGADGLGPDARITNGASETVSPAQLGEQFDAVLLAGGAEVSRDLPVPGRELKGVHFAMEFLPQQNKANAGDKLKGQISAAGKHVVVIGGGDTGSDCVGTSRRQGAASVTQFELMPMPPQVEDKPLTWPYWPLKLRTSSSHEEGCEREFAIATKAFTGERGRVTGVQTVRVRPEGGRLVEVPGSEQTWSADLVLLAMGFTQPAASVLGAFGVERDARGNARASTDSTGGYATGVPKVFAAGDMRRGQSLVVWAIREGRQAARAVDEFLMGASDLPR from the coding sequence ATGGGCAAGACCACAGGATTTCTGGAATACGAGCGCGTCGAGGGGGGCTACGCCCCTGCGCCCGAGCGCGTCAGGCACTACCGCGAATTCGTCATCGCGCTGGACGAGGACCAAGCCCGCGTGCAGGCCGCGCGCTGCATGGACTGCGGCACGCCGTTTTGCAACCACGGCTGCCCGGTCAACAACATCATCCCGGACTTCAACGACCTGATCTATCGCCAGGACTGGGCCAGCGCGATTGCCGTGCTGCACAGCACCAACAACTTCCCCGAGTTCACCGGCCGCATCTGCCCCGCGCCCTGCGAGGCCGCCTGCACGCTGAACATCAACAGCGCGCCGGTGGGCATCAAGAGCATCGAGCACGCCATCATCGACCGCGCCTGGGCCGAGGGCTGGGTGCAGCCGCAGCCGGCCGCTCGCCAGACCGGCAAGCGCGTGGCGGTGGTCGGCTCGGGGCCGGCCGGGCTGGCGGCGGCGCAGCAGCTGGCACGCGCCGGGCACGCGGTGACGGTATTCGAGAAGAACGACCGCGTGGGCGGCCTGCTGCGCTACGGCATTCCCGACTTCAAGCTGGACAAGGGCCACATCGACCGGCGCATGGCGCAGATGCAGGCCGAGGGCGTGGTGTTCCGCACGGGCGTGCTGGTGGCGGGTGCGGACGGCTTGGGGCCGGACGCGCGCATCACCAACGGGGCCAGCGAGACCGTGAGCCCGGCGCAGCTGGGCGAGCAGTTCGACGCCGTGCTGCTGGCCGGCGGCGCCGAGGTCTCGCGCGACCTGCCGGTGCCCGGGCGCGAGCTGAAGGGCGTGCACTTCGCCATGGAATTTCTGCCGCAGCAAAACAAGGCCAACGCCGGCGACAAGCTCAAGGGGCAGATCTCGGCGGCGGGCAAGCACGTCGTCGTGATCGGCGGCGGCGACACCGGCAGCGACTGCGTGGGCACCAGCCGGCGCCAGGGCGCGGCCAGCGTCACGCAGTTCGAGCTGATGCCCATGCCGCCGCAGGTCGAGGACAAGCCGCTCACCTGGCCCTACTGGCCGCTCAAGCTGCGCACCAGCTCCAGCCACGAGGAGGGCTGCGAGCGCGAATTCGCCATTGCCACCAAGGCCTTCACCGGCGAGCGCGGCCGCGTCACCGGCGTGCAGACCGTGCGCGTGCGCCCCGAAGGCGGCCGGCTGGTCGAGGTGCCGGGCAGCGAGCAGACCTGGAGCGCCGATCTGGTGCTGCTGGCCATGGGTTTCACCCAGCCGGCCGCCAGCGTGCTGGGCGCCTTTGGCGTCGAGCGCGACGCGCGCGGCAACGCCCGTGCCAGCACCGACTCCACCGGCGGCTACGCCACGGGCGTGCCCAAGGTCTTCGCCGCCGGCGACATGCGCCGCGGCCAGTCGCTGGTGGTCTGGGCCATCCGCGAAGGCCGGCAGGCGGCGCGCGCGGTGGACGAGTTCCTGATGGGCGCGTCCGACCTGCCGCGCTGA
- a CDS encoding class I SAM-dependent methyltransferase, which produces MSRTKQGQRRAAGAAPGAVAAQDAAVLAELRPGQSIELLQELHILTREGRLNQDSRRKLKQVYHLYQFIEPLLAEVSQGGHVPLLADHGAGKSYLGFILYDLFFKQLGRGEIYGIEWRAELVQRSRELAAQLGFERMRFFDMSVADAAAAAQLPERFDIVTALHACDTATDDAIAFGLQKQARAMVLVPCCQAEVAACLRQSKALALSRTPLAELWRHPIHTRELGSQITNVLRCLHLEASGYQVTVTELVGWEHSLKNELILARWTGTKKRSAAERLGAILEEFGLRHSLSARFGLTT; this is translated from the coding sequence ATGAGCCGAACGAAGCAGGGCCAGCGTCGGGCCGCCGGGGCAGCTCCCGGCGCTGTCGCCGCGCAGGACGCCGCCGTGCTGGCCGAGCTGCGGCCGGGCCAGTCCATCGAGCTGCTCCAGGAGCTGCACATCCTTACCCGCGAGGGGCGGCTGAACCAGGACTCGCGGCGCAAGCTCAAGCAGGTCTATCACCTGTACCAGTTCATCGAGCCGCTGCTGGCTGAAGTCTCGCAGGGCGGCCACGTCCCGCTGCTGGCCGACCACGGCGCGGGCAAGTCGTACTTGGGTTTCATCCTGTACGACCTGTTTTTCAAGCAGCTCGGGCGCGGCGAGATCTATGGCATCGAATGGCGTGCCGAACTGGTGCAGCGCTCGCGCGAGCTGGCGGCACAGCTGGGCTTTGAGCGCATGCGCTTTTTCGACATGTCGGTGGCCGATGCCGCTGCGGCCGCGCAGCTGCCGGAGCGCTTCGACATCGTCACCGCCCTGCACGCCTGCGACACCGCCACCGACGACGCCATTGCCTTCGGCCTGCAAAAGCAGGCCCGCGCCATGGTGCTGGTGCCCTGCTGCCAGGCAGAAGTGGCCGCCTGCCTGCGCCAAAGCAAGGCCCTCGCCCTGTCGCGCACGCCACTGGCCGAGCTGTGGCGCCACCCCATTCATACGCGCGAGCTGGGCAGCCAGATCACCAACGTGCTGCGCTGCCTGCACCTGGAGGCGTCGGGCTACCAGGTCACGGTGACGGAGCTGGTGGGCTGGGAGCACAGCCTGAAGAACGAGCTGATCCTGGCGCGCTGGACCGGCACGAAGAAGCGCAGCGCCGCCGAACGCCTGGGCGCGATCCTGGAGGAATTCGGCCTGCGCCACAGCCTGTCTGCGCGCTTCGGCCTGACCACCTGA
- a CDS encoding amino acid ABC transporter substrate-binding protein — MKKFAAVALLTLGAVLAGCSKQEPATPAAAAPGPAPAAVTKIVVGLDDNFPPMGFRDDKNELVGFDIDMAREAAKRLGLEVEFKPIDWSAKEAELSGKRVDALWNGLTITEERKQNIAFTAPYMENHQIIVVPAGSAIKTKADLAGKVVGAQEGSSAVDAVKKEDAVFKSLKELKTFGDNVTALMDLATGRLEAVVVDEVVGRYYVAKKPDQYAVLEDNFGTEDYGVGVRKDDTELVAKLDKALTEMKGDGAAAKIAEQWFGKNIIK, encoded by the coding sequence ATGAAGAAGTTTGCCGCTGTCGCTCTGCTGACCCTCGGGGCCGTGCTTGCCGGTTGTTCCAAGCAGGAGCCGGCCACGCCTGCCGCCGCCGCGCCCGGACCTGCTCCCGCCGCCGTGACGAAAATCGTCGTCGGCCTGGACGACAACTTCCCGCCCATGGGTTTTCGCGACGACAAGAACGAGCTGGTCGGCTTTGACATCGACATGGCCCGCGAGGCCGCCAAGCGCCTGGGCCTGGAGGTCGAGTTCAAGCCCATCGACTGGAGCGCCAAGGAGGCCGAGCTGTCGGGCAAGCGCGTGGACGCGCTGTGGAACGGCCTGACGATCACCGAAGAGCGCAAGCAGAACATTGCCTTCACCGCGCCCTACATGGAAAACCACCAGATCATCGTGGTGCCCGCGGGCTCGGCCATCAAGACCAAGGCCGATCTGGCCGGCAAGGTGGTCGGCGCGCAGGAAGGCTCCAGCGCCGTGGACGCCGTGAAGAAGGAAGACGCCGTGTTCAAGTCCCTCAAGGAGCTCAAGACCTTCGGCGACAACGTGACCGCGCTGATGGACCTGGCCACCGGCCGCCTGGAGGCCGTGGTGGTGGACGAAGTCGTGGGCCGCTACTACGTCGCCAAGAAGCCCGACCAGTACGCCGTGTTGGAGGACAACTTCGGCACCGAGGACTACGGCGTGGGCGTGCGCAAGGACGACACCGAGCTGGTGGCGAAGCTGGACAAGGCTTTGACCGAGATGAAGGGCGACGGCGCCGCGGCGAAGATCGCCGAGCAGTGGTTCGGCAAGAACATCATCAAATAA